In Spirochaeta thermophila DSM 6578, the following proteins share a genomic window:
- a CDS encoding CDP-alcohol phosphatidyltransferase family protein produces the protein MRQHAANLLTVVRIGLAPVFFVLFLLVPEWIPTSPWLALGLVWVLYLVMEISDLFDGMVARSTGTVSDLGKVLDPFADVVARLTYFLCFVEAGFMPAWVFLLVLYRELGMTFLRMMLARKGIALGARMGGKVKTALYAAATSTGLVWYTLAQVGAGASLLSIAGILFLVLLGAGLITAYVSFFDYLKTAWGHVRS, from the coding sequence ATGAGGCAGCATGCGGCGAATCTGCTCACGGTGGTAAGGATTGGCCTCGCACCGGTGTTCTTTGTGCTCTTTCTTCTCGTGCCTGAATGGATCCCCACCTCTCCATGGCTCGCATTGGGCCTCGTGTGGGTGTTGTATCTCGTGATGGAGATCTCCGATCTCTTCGACGGCATGGTGGCACGTTCCACCGGCACGGTCTCCGACCTCGGGAAGGTGCTCGATCCGTTCGCCGATGTGGTGGCCCGCCTCACCTATTTCCTGTGTTTCGTGGAGGCGGGGTTCATGCCTGCGTGGGTGTTCCTGCTGGTGCTCTACAGGGAGCTCGGGATGACCTTCCTTCGGATGATGCTCGCGCGGAAGGGGATCGCCCTGGGGGCGCGGATGGGGGGTAAGGTGAAGACGGCGCTCTATGCGGCGGCCACGAGCACGGGGCTTGTGTGGTACACACTCGCGCAGGTAGGGGCAGGGGCGTCACTCCTTTCCATTGCAGGGATACTCTTCCTGGTGCTGCTGGGAGCAGGTCTCATCACCGCGTATGTCTCTTTCTTCGATTACCTGAAGACTGCATGGGGACACGTTCGTTCCTAG
- a CDS encoding PadR family transcriptional regulator, translating to MDTDRIVRSFFTGFIKLHILHHASEGPIYGLAMIRELRRHGYELSPGSLYPALHGLEAEGFLSSEERSEGGRRRRYYTITEEGRRVLEMARHRIRELVREVLHGEQREE from the coding sequence ATGGACACCGATCGGATCGTACGGTCGTTTTTCACAGGGTTTATCAAGCTCCACATCCTCCACCACGCCTCTGAGGGGCCCATCTACGGGCTTGCGATGATACGTGAACTCAGACGGCATGGGTACGAGCTGAGTCCCGGTTCGCTCTATCCTGCGCTCCACGGCCTTGAGGCTGAGGGCTTTCTCTCCTCAGAGGAGCGCAGCGAAGGCGGAAGGAGACGGAGGTACTACACCATTACCGAGGAGGGAAGGAGGGTGCTCGAGATGGCCCGTCACCGGATCAGAGAGCTCGTCCGAGAGGTGCTCCATGGAGAACAGCGGGAGGAATGA
- a CDS encoding ABC transporter ATP-binding protein, producing MRSPTGPGPFRPRAPFEAPRPTRILPILRRLWHYLRPYRIPLTVAVLAVLATSAAALAAPLFIRNAVNAMASGPGTVDLSTLLAAVLTMAALYLASTGLTWIQVRSLITVTQGVLYRLRRDLFSHLQRLPIPFLDRTPHGDLMSRLTNDVATLETTLSQTLTQLASNVLLLAGSLAMMLALSPLLTLLTAIIIPLAILVTRTLARLSREAFRTQQQLLGSLNSLVEETAGGLREIKAFGREGVFLDEFTTTNEQFTATAYRAMVVSSVLPPIMNALNGLSFPIIALAGGYLALKGQLSVGVVAAFLTYARQFSRPINEISNQFTLIQSALAGAERIFQLLDEPIEQDLPEAENLNTTSGHLALHNLTFGYDPTRPVLRDITLEAPPGSLIAIVGPTGAGKTTLVNLLMRFYDPQEGRILLDGRDTQHIRRASLRRHMGMVLQDTHLFTDTIRENIRYGRPDATDEEVEEAARIAEAHHFIRHLPQGYDTLLTDRGSSLSEGQRQLITIARALLADPAILILDEATSSVDTRTERHLQKALRTLMKGRTSFVIAHRLNTVREADRILVIQEGRIVEQGTHDELMARKGLYWQFHQKHPQDTMDTMEEPRPAREDTRPL from the coding sequence ATGCGTAGCCCCACAGGCCCCGGCCCCTTCCGGCCCCGCGCCCCCTTCGAAGCCCCCCGCCCTACCCGCATCCTCCCCATCCTCAGGCGCCTCTGGCACTACCTGCGCCCCTACCGTATCCCCCTCACCGTGGCCGTGCTCGCCGTGCTCGCCACCAGCGCCGCCGCCCTCGCCGCCCCCCTCTTCATCAGGAACGCGGTCAACGCCATGGCATCCGGCCCCGGCACGGTCGACCTGTCCACCCTCCTTGCCGCCGTACTCACCATGGCCGCCCTCTACCTCGCCTCCACCGGCCTTACCTGGATCCAGGTCCGCTCCCTCATCACCGTCACGCAGGGCGTACTCTATCGCCTCCGACGCGACCTCTTCTCACACCTCCAGCGCCTCCCCATCCCCTTCCTCGACCGCACCCCTCACGGCGACCTCATGAGCAGGCTCACCAACGACGTGGCCACCCTGGAGACCACCCTCAGCCAGACCCTCACCCAGCTCGCCTCCAACGTCCTCCTCCTTGCAGGTTCCCTCGCCATGATGCTCGCCCTCTCCCCCCTGCTTACCCTCCTCACCGCCATCATCATCCCCCTCGCCATCCTGGTGACCCGCACCCTGGCCCGTCTGAGCCGCGAGGCATTCCGCACCCAGCAGCAGCTCCTCGGGAGCCTCAACTCCCTGGTGGAAGAGACCGCAGGCGGCCTCCGCGAGATCAAGGCCTTTGGCAGGGAAGGCGTCTTCCTCGACGAGTTCACCACCACCAACGAGCAGTTCACCGCCACCGCCTACCGGGCCATGGTGGTCTCCAGCGTCCTCCCGCCCATCATGAACGCCCTCAACGGCCTCTCATTCCCCATCATCGCCCTCGCAGGGGGATACCTCGCCCTCAAGGGACAACTCTCCGTGGGTGTGGTGGCCGCCTTCCTCACCTATGCCCGCCAGTTCTCGCGGCCCATCAACGAGATCTCCAACCAGTTCACCCTCATCCAGAGCGCCCTCGCAGGGGCCGAGCGCATCTTCCAGCTCCTCGACGAACCCATAGAGCAGGATCTCCCCGAAGCAGAGAATCTCAACACCACCTCCGGCCACCTCGCTCTCCACAACCTCACCTTCGGCTACGACCCCACACGTCCCGTGCTCCGCGACATCACCCTCGAGGCACCACCCGGGAGCCTCATCGCCATCGTCGGCCCCACCGGGGCAGGCAAGACCACCCTGGTGAACCTCCTCATGCGGTTCTACGATCCCCAGGAAGGCCGCATCCTTCTGGACGGGCGGGACACCCAGCACATCAGGCGCGCCTCGTTACGGCGGCACATGGGCATGGTCCTCCAGGACACCCACCTGTTCACCGACACCATACGGGAGAACATCCGGTACGGACGACCCGATGCCACCGACGAAGAGGTGGAAGAGGCGGCCCGTATCGCCGAGGCCCACCACTTCATCCGGCACCTCCCCCAGGGATACGACACCCTCCTCACCGACAGGGGAAGCAGCCTGAGCGAAGGCCAGAGGCAGCTCATCACCATCGCCCGGGCCCTGCTCGCCGACCCCGCCATCCTCATACTCGACGAGGCCACCAGCAGCGTGGACACCCGCACCGAACGCCACCTCCAGAAGGCCCTCCGGACCCTCATGAAGGGCCGCACGAGCTTCGTCATCGCACACCGCCTCAACACCGTGCGGGAAGCCGACCGCATTCTGGTGATCCAGGAAGGGCGTATCGTGGAGCAGGGCACCCATGACGAACTCATGGCCCGGAAAGGCCTCTACTGGCAGTTCCACCAGAAGCACCCACAGGACACCATGGATACCATGGAAGAGCCCCGACCCGCCCGGGAAGACACCCGCCCCCTGTGA
- a CDS encoding SLC13 family permease → MGGGVFSVLRGGVLVLSFVLIAVGRVPWLRMNRTGFAFVGATLVVVTGLLPLEEALSAIDMRTIVLLLSMMIVSSNLTYAGFFDLVADWVILRGKSPLRLLALLMMCTAILSAFFVNDTVCVVITPFVLLLTERYGLPAVPYLIGLAVSANIGSAMTLVGNPQNMYIGAVSGIPFGRFFLRMVGPSLLSLAFAYGVVVLVYRKEFREVRWESPQGHVKRLRIYRPLLYKCYASMALLVILLMVGTSIVYAAMVAASVLLITRRIHPEKIFTQVDFSILTFFGGLFVLTKGVEATGILAALRGVETLLSLKGWVLAPLAAVLSNLVSNVPAVMLLSPMVERMSSETGWLVLSLASTYAGNLTLLGSVANLIVAERARSAGVLLTFMEYLKVGIPVTVVSLSVGTAWLFIR, encoded by the coding sequence ATGGGAGGTGGGGTGTTCTCTGTCCTCCGGGGAGGGGTGCTAGTACTCTCTTTTGTGCTCATCGCTGTGGGGCGTGTGCCCTGGCTACGGATGAATCGTACGGGCTTTGCGTTTGTGGGCGCCACGCTAGTGGTGGTGACCGGCCTTCTCCCCCTGGAGGAGGCTCTTAGTGCAATCGATATGCGGACGATCGTGCTTCTTCTCTCCATGATGATCGTTTCCTCGAATCTCACCTATGCGGGGTTCTTCGACCTGGTGGCCGACTGGGTGATTTTGAGGGGGAAGAGCCCTCTCAGACTCCTTGCGCTTCTCATGATGTGTACGGCGATTCTTTCGGCCTTTTTCGTAAACGACACCGTGTGTGTGGTGATCACCCCTTTTGTGCTTCTCCTCACTGAGCGATATGGACTTCCCGCAGTTCCCTACCTTATTGGACTTGCGGTCTCTGCGAACATCGGTTCTGCTATGACGCTCGTTGGAAACCCCCAGAACATGTACATAGGTGCGGTGAGTGGGATTCCCTTCGGGCGGTTTTTCCTCAGGATGGTAGGGCCTTCACTCCTCTCCCTTGCTTTTGCCTATGGCGTGGTAGTCCTGGTGTATCGAAAGGAGTTTCGAGAGGTGAGGTGGGAGTCTCCTCAGGGACACGTGAAACGGCTCAGGATCTACCGTCCGCTCCTCTACAAATGCTATGCGAGCATGGCCCTCCTGGTGATTCTCCTCATGGTGGGGACTTCCATCGTGTATGCCGCTATGGTGGCGGCCTCGGTGCTTCTCATCACGAGAAGGATTCATCCTGAGAAGATCTTCACGCAGGTGGACTTCTCCATCCTCACCTTTTTTGGCGGACTTTTCGTCCTTACGAAAGGGGTAGAGGCTACAGGAATCCTTGCGGCCTTGAGGGGGGTGGAAACGCTGCTCTCCTTGAAGGGATGGGTACTCGCTCCTCTCGCTGCGGTGCTCTCCAACCTGGTCTCCAATGTGCCTGCGGTGATGCTCCTCTCTCCCATGGTGGAGCGGATGAGCTCAGAGACGGGGTGGCTCGTGCTCTCGCTTGCGAGCACCTATGCGGGGAATCTCACCCTGCTCGGAAGTGTGGCAAACCTCATTGTGGCGGAGCGGGCGAGGTCGGCGGGGGTTCTCCTTACGTTTATGGAGTATCTCAAGGTGGGCATCCCTGTGACCGTTGTCTCGTTGAGTGTGGGGACTGCATGGCTCTTCATTCGTTGA
- a CDS encoding zinc-binding alcohol dehydrogenase family protein, with protein MTSYMSAVVITSPHQAKIEKRPIPTPGPHELLIRVHRAGICGSDMHIYEGSNPFVSYPRIPGHELAGEVVSWGSEVTTAPPPGTRVVVDPVISCGKCIACRTGHPNVCRNLQVVGVHRDGGFAPYLTVPATNVHPIPDGLTWEEAVFIEPYSIAANVRHRLQVTPDDIVLIIGAGIIGTLSLQVMRLTGARTIICDISESALERARRMGADETLNTAGKDLAGEVLARTDGEGATAVVDAVGAPSLFESIVRCSAPGARIVLLGFSSTPTPIPQAEIIRKELSILGSRLNNRKFPEIVSLLAEGKLNPSPLLAGVHPLDEAPSLLERAAEEHTLPGKVLLTCEEE; from the coding sequence ATGACATCGTATATGAGTGCAGTGGTGATCACCTCCCCCCATCAGGCCAAGATAGAAAAACGACCCATACCCACCCCCGGCCCCCACGAGCTGCTCATCAGGGTACACCGTGCCGGGATCTGCGGATCGGACATGCACATCTACGAGGGCTCGAACCCCTTCGTCTCCTACCCCCGCATACCGGGACACGAACTCGCAGGCGAAGTCGTCTCCTGGGGGAGCGAGGTGACGACCGCCCCTCCCCCGGGCACGCGGGTGGTGGTGGACCCGGTGATAAGCTGCGGGAAGTGCATCGCGTGCAGGACGGGCCACCCCAATGTGTGCCGCAACCTCCAGGTCGTGGGAGTTCACCGGGACGGAGGCTTCGCCCCCTACCTCACCGTGCCGGCGACGAACGTCCACCCCATACCGGACGGTCTCACATGGGAAGAAGCGGTCTTCATCGAACCCTACTCCATCGCGGCGAACGTGCGACACAGGCTCCAGGTGACCCCAGACGATATCGTACTCATCATAGGAGCGGGAATCATAGGAACCCTCTCCCTTCAAGTCATGCGCCTCACAGGGGCGAGAACCATCATCTGCGACATCTCTGAATCAGCCCTCGAGAGGGCGCGACGCATGGGTGCCGACGAGACGCTCAACACCGCAGGAAAAGACCTCGCCGGCGAGGTCCTCGCCCGCACAGACGGGGAAGGAGCCACGGCCGTGGTGGACGCCGTGGGAGCGCCCTCGCTCTTCGAGTCCATCGTCAGGTGCAGTGCGCCGGGAGCCCGTATCGTCCTCCTGGGCTTCTCCAGCACCCCCACCCCCATCCCCCAGGCAGAGATCATCCGCAAGGAACTCTCCATCCTGGGGAGCAGGCTCAACAACCGGAAGTTTCCGGAAATAGTCTCCTTGCTCGCCGAAGGGAAGCTGAATCCCTCCCCACTTCTCGCCGGGGTCCACCCCCTCGACGAAGCCCCCTCCCTCCTCGAACGTGCCGCGGAGGAACACACACTCCCGGGGAAGGTCCTTCTCACCTGTGAGGAGGAGTGA
- a CDS encoding methyltransferase domain-containing protein produces the protein MIEEKTQETDKPPERRRRRIPAARARCLGPLSDLESHVAPDWWSRIFNSYYMKTDGDVVDDLAITRKEDDLFTSVLGLKKEEVVLDLCCGQGRHSLELARRGFTRVEGLDRSHYLIQRAKAQAAKEGLPVKFREGDARKLPYPPDQFDVVMILGNSFGYFESSKDDLLVLKEVARVLKPWGRILLDLADGEYLRAHYVPRSWEWIDAKHFVCRERALSADRQRLISREVIVHTEKGVEVDQFYAERLYTPELIRSLLEEAGFQEVSFHGSLTPDSARGQDLGMMERRILVSARIRKEWAPVKSRKKNVSTQVAVVMGDPSKPDPLKPFMVFDDDDLYTIDRLKAALKECTGYSFTYLSRHETLIQDLMRLKGKVDYVFNLCDEGFFNDPRKELHVPALLEMLGIPYTGATPQGLAFCYDKSLVRGVAKEMGVPVPRAFFIDPTSIVFEVPFGFPMIVKPNLGDSSFGITQKSVVWSLDELSACISEIRDTFGYEKPVLVEEFLTGKDLTVGIIGNPTDDYMVLPIVEEDYSALPPELPRICGYEAKWLPDSPYWKALRSIPAGLPEETEKSIVEWCVRLFERLECRDYARFDWRCDADGNPYLLEVNPNPGWCWDGHLAKMARLAGMEYPRMLEAILKAAEKRLGIRS, from the coding sequence ATGATAGAAGAGAAGACCCAGGAGACAGACAAGCCTCCGGAACGGAGGCGAAGACGGATCCCTGCCGCACGGGCCCGGTGTCTTGGTCCGCTTTCCGATCTGGAATCCCACGTGGCCCCGGACTGGTGGTCCAGGATCTTCAACTCCTACTACATGAAGACCGACGGCGATGTGGTGGACGATCTTGCCATCACGCGGAAGGAGGATGATCTCTTTACTTCTGTCCTTGGTCTCAAGAAAGAGGAGGTGGTGCTTGACCTGTGCTGTGGTCAGGGGAGGCACTCCCTCGAGCTCGCACGCAGGGGTTTCACCAGGGTGGAAGGACTCGACAGGTCCCACTACCTCATCCAGAGGGCGAAGGCCCAGGCGGCGAAAGAAGGGCTGCCGGTGAAGTTCAGAGAAGGGGACGCACGAAAACTGCCCTATCCCCCGGATCAGTTCGACGTGGTGATGATCCTGGGCAACAGCTTCGGCTACTTCGAGAGCAGCAAGGACGATCTTCTTGTCCTAAAGGAGGTGGCGCGTGTCCTCAAACCGTGGGGACGGATACTCCTCGATCTGGCCGATGGTGAGTATCTACGAGCACACTACGTTCCCCGCTCATGGGAGTGGATCGATGCAAAGCACTTTGTCTGCAGGGAGCGGGCCCTCTCGGCTGATCGGCAGAGGCTCATCTCACGGGAGGTGATCGTCCATACCGAGAAGGGGGTGGAGGTGGATCAGTTCTATGCCGAGAGGCTCTACACACCCGAGCTCATACGATCTCTCCTCGAGGAGGCGGGCTTCCAGGAGGTGTCCTTCCACGGGAGTCTCACCCCCGACTCGGCACGGGGACAGGACCTCGGGATGATGGAGCGGCGCATCCTGGTGAGTGCGAGGATACGGAAGGAGTGGGCACCTGTAAAATCGAGAAAGAAGAATGTGTCCACTCAGGTGGCGGTGGTGATGGGCGACCCCTCGAAGCCCGATCCGCTCAAGCCGTTCATGGTGTTCGACGACGATGATCTCTACACCATCGATCGGCTCAAGGCTGCGCTCAAAGAGTGTACAGGCTATTCCTTCACCTATCTTTCGCGCCACGAGACTCTCATACAGGATCTTATGAGGCTCAAGGGGAAGGTCGATTACGTGTTCAATCTGTGTGACGAGGGATTTTTCAACGATCCGAGGAAGGAGCTGCACGTGCCGGCGCTCCTCGAGATGCTCGGCATCCCCTATACCGGCGCGACACCTCAGGGGCTCGCCTTCTGCTACGACAAGTCGCTCGTACGGGGGGTGGCGAAGGAGATGGGAGTGCCCGTGCCTCGTGCCTTCTTCATAGATCCCACGTCGATCGTCTTCGAGGTACCGTTCGGTTTTCCCATGATCGTCAAGCCGAACCTCGGAGATTCCAGTTTCGGGATCACGCAGAAGAGCGTGGTGTGGTCGCTCGATGAGCTTTCCGCCTGCATCTCCGAGATCAGGGATACGTTCGGCTACGAAAAGCCGGTGCTTGTGGAGGAATTCCTCACGGGGAAGGATCTGACGGTGGGGATCATCGGGAATCCGACGGACGACTACATGGTGCTCCCCATAGTGGAAGAGGACTACTCAGCGCTCCCGCCGGAGCTTCCTCGGATCTGCGGATACGAGGCGAAATGGCTCCCCGACTCTCCCTACTGGAAGGCCCTCCGGTCGATTCCCGCAGGGCTTCCCGAGGAGACGGAGAAGTCCATCGTGGAGTGGTGTGTCCGTCTTTTCGAGCGGCTGGAGTGTCGGGACTACGCCCGGTTCGACTGGAGATGCGACGCGGATGGGAATCCGTATCTTCTGGAGGTGAACCCCAACCCCGGTTGGTGTTGGGACGGGCACCTCGCAAAGATGGCACGCCTCGCGGGTATGGAGTATCCCCGGATGCTGGAGGCCATCCTGAAGGCGGCCGAGAAGCGATTGGGGATACGGTCGTAG
- a CDS encoding ABC transporter ATP-binding protein: protein MKILGRYIARYWYFALGSLVFMGTEVAVNLAQPALMGRVVDEGIIPGDMGAIVRLGLILLGIVLIGVAGGIGCTITASAAATRTARDLRNLLYRKVLRLSLKEEARFGAGTIITRLTGDIVQVQTIVHMLLRMMIRAPLLAIGGIAMSFVLSPRLTLIMLAALPLLSLILILLIRKGIPLFVEAQKETDRLNTVVRENLEGVRVVRAFVRADYEEARFGKVNDRLKEVMTRASRLMGLAFPLVFLIMNLSIVAVLWAGGLLVQQGDIQVGTIIALTNYLLQILFALMMIGFFFMGLSRAQASLLRIAELADAPEESLTLGGKDLQPLGRPASLVVEHLSVSYDGVPALSDLSFEAPPGTRIGVIGPTGSGKTTLVMTLLRMVEPAEGRVLLDGTDIRDLSLEELRARIAVVFQKPVLFRGTVAENLRWGFPDATEDQMIEALTRAQAWEFVSRLPGVLEARIEQGGTNLSGGQRQRLAIARTLIRPAGLLILDDATSALDAATESRLLASLRTLPITTLLISQRMSAITTCDLILVLDDGRLAGAGPHHLLLQQCPLYRELYETQIEGALHA from the coding sequence ATGAAGATACTCGGACGCTACATCGCGCGCTACTGGTATTTCGCCCTCGGCTCCCTTGTGTTCATGGGGACCGAGGTGGCAGTGAACCTCGCCCAGCCGGCCCTCATGGGACGGGTGGTGGACGAGGGGATCATCCCGGGGGATATGGGGGCCATCGTGCGCCTCGGCCTTATCCTCCTGGGGATCGTGCTCATAGGAGTGGCAGGCGGTATCGGCTGCACCATCACCGCGAGCGCGGCCGCCACCCGCACCGCCCGTGACCTGAGGAACCTCCTCTACCGGAAGGTCCTCCGGCTCTCCCTCAAGGAGGAGGCCAGGTTCGGTGCAGGCACCATCATCACCCGCCTCACCGGCGACATCGTGCAGGTGCAGACCATCGTGCACATGCTCCTCAGGATGATGATCCGGGCCCCGCTCCTTGCCATAGGGGGCATTGCCATGTCGTTCGTCCTGAGCCCGCGTCTTACCCTCATCATGCTCGCAGCCCTCCCGCTTCTGTCCCTAATCCTCATCCTTCTCATCAGAAAAGGCATTCCCCTCTTTGTTGAAGCCCAGAAGGAGACCGACCGGCTCAACACGGTGGTGCGGGAAAACCTGGAGGGCGTACGGGTGGTGAGGGCCTTTGTCCGGGCAGACTACGAAGAGGCGAGGTTCGGCAAAGTAAACGACAGATTGAAGGAGGTGATGACCCGCGCCTCCCGCCTCATGGGACTCGCGTTTCCCCTCGTGTTCCTCATCATGAACCTCTCCATCGTGGCAGTACTCTGGGCAGGTGGGCTGCTCGTACAGCAGGGGGACATTCAGGTGGGGACGATCATCGCGCTCACCAACTACCTCCTCCAGATCCTCTTCGCCCTCATGATGATAGGCTTCTTCTTCATGGGACTCTCACGCGCCCAGGCCTCTCTCCTGAGGATCGCCGAACTCGCCGACGCCCCTGAGGAATCCCTCACCCTGGGAGGCAAGGACCTTCAGCCTTTGGGGAGGCCCGCCTCTCTGGTGGTAGAACACCTGTCGGTCTCGTACGACGGCGTACCCGCCCTCTCAGACCTCTCGTTTGAGGCACCACCGGGCACCAGGATCGGGGTGATAGGTCCTACTGGATCGGGCAAGACCACCCTGGTGATGACCCTCCTTCGCATGGTAGAACCTGCAGAGGGGAGAGTGCTCCTCGACGGCACGGACATACGGGATCTTTCCCTCGAGGAGCTGCGGGCCCGTATCGCCGTGGTCTTCCAGAAGCCGGTGCTCTTCCGCGGCACGGTGGCCGAGAACCTCAGGTGGGGCTTCCCCGATGCCACCGAGGACCAGATGATCGAAGCGCTCACGCGCGCCCAGGCATGGGAGTTCGTCTCCCGGCTCCCCGGCGTGCTCGAGGCCCGCATCGAGCAGGGCGGTACCAACCTCTCCGGCGGCCAGCGCCAGCGCCTCGCCATCGCCCGCACCCTCATCCGCCCCGCCGGCCTCCTCATCCTCGACGACGCCACCAGCGCCCTCGACGCCGCCACCGAGTCCCGCCTCCTCGCCTCCCTCCGCACCCTCCCCATCACCACCCTCCTCATCTCGCAGCGCATGAGCGCCATTACCACCTGCGACCTCATCCTCGTGCTGGACGACGGCCGCCTCGCAGGCGCAGGCCCCCACCACCTCCTCCTCCAGCAATGTCCCCTCTACCGGGAACTCTACGAGACCCAGATAGAAGGAGCCCTCCATGCGTAG
- a CDS encoding flavodoxin family protein — translation MPKITVIYDSESGHTKALAEAVAEGAREGGVEVAVKHVDEARADDILSSDGLIVGSPTYCGVMSWKLKRFFDESVGAAWGKAKGKIGAAFTTSGGLGGGNEATLFSILSALMNYGFLVFGLPDYSGPGVTAHYGAVAVGEPGEAQKKAARMLGRQTAEYVKRMAGPHTTGD, via the coding sequence ATGCCGAAGATCACCGTCATCTACGATTCAGAGAGCGGCCACACAAAAGCCCTCGCCGAGGCAGTCGCAGAAGGCGCCCGGGAGGGCGGGGTAGAGGTGGCAGTCAAGCACGTGGACGAGGCCCGTGCGGACGACATCCTCTCCTCGGACGGCCTCATCGTGGGCTCTCCCACCTACTGCGGCGTCATGTCGTGGAAGCTCAAACGCTTCTTCGACGAATCCGTGGGCGCAGCGTGGGGCAAGGCCAAAGGCAAGATCGGCGCGGCCTTCACCACCTCGGGAGGACTCGGCGGCGGCAACGAAGCGACCCTCTTCTCCATCCTGAGCGCACTCATGAACTACGGCTTCCTGGTCTTCGGTCTTCCCGACTACTCAGGCCCGGGAGTGACCGCCCACTACGGTGCCGTGGCCGTAGGAGAGCCGGGCGAGGCCCAGAAAAAGGCCGCCCGCATGCTCGGACGCCAGACTGCAGAGTACGTGAAGCGGATGGCCGGCCCGCACACCACTGGAGACTGA
- a CDS encoding MarR family winged helix-turn-helix transcriptional regulator, giving the protein MIEALSSAFERLMFLKRKIFRHILAEEDVYPGQPGVLFHLFHHPESDQKAIAEALGITPASATVMLRRMEQAGLIQRARDPADRRRILVSLTPKGREKVERLKEKIDSFHRTMFGVLSPEEQSTCIALFRRLASHLSRTYGIQEPEE; this is encoded by the coding sequence ATGATCGAAGCACTCTCTTCGGCCTTCGAGCGGCTCATGTTCCTCAAGCGAAAAATCTTCCGACATATCCTGGCCGAAGAAGACGTGTACCCCGGCCAGCCGGGGGTGCTCTTTCACCTCTTCCACCATCCCGAGAGCGACCAGAAGGCCATCGCCGAGGCCCTGGGCATCACCCCGGCGAGCGCCACGGTGATGCTTCGTCGCATGGAACAGGCGGGGCTCATACAACGTGCGCGTGACCCTGCAGACAGACGACGCATACTCGTCTCCCTCACTCCAAAAGGAAGGGAAAAGGTGGAACGGCTTAAGGAAAAGATCGACTCCTTCCACCGTACCATGTTCGGAGTGCTCTCGCCCGAAGAGCAGAGCACCTGCATCGCACTCTTCCGCCGCCTCGCCTCTCACCTCTCCCGCACCTATGGGATTCAGGAACCAGAGGAGTAG